In one Trichlorobacter lovleyi SZ genomic region, the following are encoded:
- a CDS encoding uracil-xanthine permease family protein, with protein MSTTPEPVWRTALSGAQILFVAFGATVLVPLLTGLNPSLALLGAGIGTLVFQICTGRQVPIYLGSSFAFIAPVIYSVKSWGMPATLGALAAASLFYYIAAALVKWRGVGFIHHLLPPVVIGPVVMVIGLGLAQVAINMATGKAGDSQVVPYGTALGIAAISLTATMLTAIHARGLLKLVPILVGVAAGYGSSLFLGLVDFSKVINAPWLAVPQFGHPEFNLAAILFMIPVAIAPIVEHVGGILAIGSVVGRDYTEQPGLHRTLLGDGLAVTIAGLFGGPPVTTYGEVTGAVMLTRNYNPVVMTWAAGFAILMAFVGKFGALLQTIPMPVMGGIMVLLFGSIAGIGLKTIIDGRVDLMKPRNLCLVSVTLVTGIGGLGVTIGSFSLQGISLCGVLAVILNLLLPRGEQQGEDSPVGSGSEQGGHSG; from the coding sequence ATGTCAACCACTCCCGAACCGGTCTGGCGTACCGCCCTTTCCGGCGCACAGATCCTGTTTGTCGCCTTCGGGGCAACCGTACTCGTTCCGCTGTTGACCGGTCTGAACCCCAGTCTGGCGCTGCTGGGGGCCGGGATCGGCACCCTGGTCTTCCAGATCTGCACCGGGCGTCAGGTGCCGATCTACCTCGGCTCTTCGTTCGCCTTTATCGCCCCGGTGATCTATTCGGTCAAGAGTTGGGGCATGCCGGCCACCCTGGGGGCGCTGGCAGCGGCCAGTCTGTTCTACTATATCGCCGCGGCTCTGGTAAAATGGCGCGGGGTTGGCTTCATACATCACCTGCTGCCGCCGGTGGTGATCGGGCCGGTGGTAATGGTTATCGGCCTGGGACTGGCCCAGGTGGCGATCAACATGGCCACCGGCAAGGCCGGCGACAGCCAGGTCGTCCCCTATGGCACGGCCCTGGGTATTGCCGCAATTTCACTGACCGCCACCATGCTGACCGCCATCCATGCCCGCGGCCTGCTCAAACTGGTGCCGATCCTGGTGGGTGTGGCAGCCGGCTACGGCAGCTCCCTTTTCCTCGGTCTGGTTGACTTCAGCAAGGTGATCAACGCCCCCTGGCTGGCAGTGCCGCAGTTCGGCCATCCTGAGTTCAATCTGGCGGCAATCCTGTTCATGATCCCGGTGGCCATAGCCCCGATTGTCGAGCATGTGGGCGGCATTCTGGCCATCGGTTCGGTGGTCGGCCGTGATTACACGGAGCAGCCCGGCCTGCACCGTACCCTGCTGGGTGACGGCCTGGCGGTCACCATTGCCGGCCTCTTTGGCGGCCCGCCGGTAACCACCTACGGCGAGGTAACCGGGGCGGTCATGCTGACCCGTAACTACAACCCGGTGGTCATGACCTGGGCGGCCGGCTTTGCCATTCTGATGGCGTTTGTCGGCAAGTTCGGCGCCCTGTTGCAGACGATCCCCATGCCGGTCATGGGAGGGATCATGGTCCTGCTTTTCGGCTCCATCGCAGGCATCGGCCTGAAGACCATTATTGACGGCAGGGTTGACCTGATGAAACCACGCAACCTCTGCCTGGTCTCAGTCACCCTGGTGACCGGTATCGGCGGCCTGGGCGTCACCATCGGCAGCTTCAGTCTTCAGGGAATCAGCCTCTGCGGTGTGCTGGCGGTCATACTGAACCTGCTGCTTCCCCGCGGTGAGCAGCAGGGAGAAGACAGCCCGGTGGGCAGCGGCAGCGAACAGGGCGGACACTCCGGCTAG
- a CDS encoding 2-oxoacid:acceptor oxidoreductase subunit alpha — translation MIVTDAKQPPATNVADRRAPCVNDFSITIATVNGAGSQTANNTLLRAIHKTGVPVSGKNIFPSNIQGLPTWFTIRVSKAGYLARREQSEVLVALNRASLQEDIRSLAPGGICLYPLDEQLPLKRDDVTFYPMPVNELVKQSGADIKLRPYVANMVYVGTLAWLLNIDLQEIEAALSHQFNGKQNAVALNYATVQAAYDWAATNLVKSDPFCIERMDRTEGTFLIDGNSAAALGAIFGGVQFVAWYPITPSTSIVDHLSDYLHRLRRDPDGKATYSIIQAEDELAVIGMVVGAGWAGARSMTATSGPGLSLMAEFAGYAYFAEIPAVIWDVQRMGPSTGLPTRTAQDDILAAYTLGHGDGRHICLIPGTVSECFEFGGMALDLAERLQTLVIVLSDLDLGLNLWPTKPFSYPDRPLDRGKVLSADELTRLQGDWKRYADLDGDGICYRTLPGTNHPAAAYFTRGTGHNEAAGYSERPEDWAANLSRLARKHDYARTIVPAPVIDPVNAAEVGLISYGSNDPAIREARDLLRAAGVASSYLRLRALPLESSLTEFVSSHKRLYVVENNLDGQMRALIQLHAPADADRLVSITRCDGLPLTADWIAASITALEAKEEKP, via the coding sequence ATGATCGTCACCGATGCCAAGCAACCACCCGCCACAAACGTGGCTGACCGTCGAGCGCCCTGTGTTAACGACTTCTCGATCACCATCGCCACCGTCAACGGTGCCGGCAGCCAAACCGCCAACAACACGCTGCTGCGTGCCATCCACAAGACGGGTGTCCCGGTCAGCGGCAAAAACATCTTCCCTTCCAACATTCAGGGGCTGCCCACCTGGTTCACCATTCGCGTCAGCAAAGCGGGCTACCTTGCCCGCCGCGAACAGAGCGAGGTGCTGGTGGCACTGAACAGGGCCTCACTTCAGGAGGATATCCGGAGTCTGGCACCAGGCGGTATCTGTCTCTATCCGCTGGACGAACAGCTCCCGCTCAAACGCGACGACGTCACCTTTTATCCAATGCCGGTGAATGAGCTGGTCAAACAGTCCGGGGCAGATATAAAGTTGAGGCCGTACGTCGCCAACATGGTCTATGTCGGCACCCTGGCCTGGCTGCTGAACATCGACCTGCAGGAGATTGAAGCTGCATTGTCACACCAATTCAACGGCAAGCAGAATGCGGTTGCGCTCAACTACGCCACCGTACAAGCCGCCTATGACTGGGCAGCAACGAACCTTGTCAAAAGCGATCCGTTTTGCATCGAACGGATGGACAGGACCGAAGGGACGTTTCTGATCGACGGCAACAGCGCCGCGGCCCTCGGCGCGATCTTTGGCGGCGTGCAGTTTGTGGCCTGGTATCCGATCACCCCCTCGACATCCATTGTGGACCACCTGAGTGACTATCTCCACAGGCTGCGCCGTGACCCTGACGGCAAGGCCACCTACTCGATCATCCAGGCAGAGGATGAGCTGGCAGTTATCGGTATGGTGGTCGGGGCCGGCTGGGCCGGTGCCCGCTCAATGACGGCAACGTCAGGGCCGGGCCTTTCCCTGATGGCCGAGTTTGCCGGGTACGCCTACTTTGCCGAGATTCCTGCCGTTATCTGGGATGTGCAGCGGATGGGACCATCCACCGGCCTGCCGACCCGCACGGCGCAGGACGACATCCTGGCGGCGTACACCCTCGGTCATGGCGATGGCCGGCATATCTGCCTGATCCCCGGCACGGTAAGCGAATGCTTTGAATTCGGCGGCATGGCACTTGATCTGGCCGAGCGGCTGCAAACCTTGGTGATCGTATTGAGCGACCTTGATCTCGGCCTGAACCTCTGGCCGACCAAACCGTTTAGCTACCCTGACCGACCGCTTGACCGCGGCAAAGTCCTGTCGGCCGATGAGCTCACCCGCCTGCAGGGGGACTGGAAACGCTATGCCGACCTTGACGGCGACGGCATCTGCTACCGGACTCTGCCCGGCACCAACCATCCGGCAGCCGCGTATTTCACGCGCGGCACCGGCCACAATGAGGCTGCAGGCTACAGCGAACGCCCCGAGGACTGGGCCGCCAACCTGAGCCGCCTGGCCAGGAAGCATGACTACGCACGCACCATCGTGCCTGCGCCGGTTATTGATCCGGTCAATGCTGCAGAAGTCGGGCTGATCTCCTACGGCAGCAACGACCCGGCCATCCGGGAGGCACGTGATCTCCTGCGTGCAGCCGGTGTCGCTTCATCATACCTGCGGCTGCGTGCCCTGCCGCTGGAAAGCAGTCTGACGGAGTTCGTCAGCAGCCACAAACGCCTCTATGTCGTTGAAAACAACCTGGATGGCCAGATGCGCGCACTGATCCAACTGCATGCGCCTGCCGATGCCGACCGGCTCGTCTCGATCACCAGGTGTGACGGTCTGCCCCTGACCGCCGACTGGATCGCCGCATCGATTACGGCGCTTGAAGCAAAGGAGGAGAAGCCATGA